A genomic region of uncultured Paludibaculum sp. contains the following coding sequences:
- a CDS encoding Rrf2 family transcriptional regulator gives MKLSAQEEYGLRCLLFMARHGETKSHSIPEISRAEGLSVPNVAKLMRILRLGGLVASVRGQAGGYTLSRPADQVTVSEILSLLGGSFFNSHFCDRHSGLERNCAHTGDCAVRLLWGAVQKSLDAILTKTTLRDLLRNEEEMIVFLKNHGATVSSGEQTLAVHTITN, from the coding sequence TGCGATGCCTGTTATTTATGGCTCGCCACGGCGAGACGAAAAGCCACAGCATTCCTGAAATAAGCCGGGCCGAGGGTCTCTCGGTCCCTAACGTTGCCAAGCTGATGCGCATACTGCGCCTCGGCGGTCTGGTTGCCAGTGTCCGTGGACAGGCAGGCGGCTACACCCTGTCGCGGCCGGCTGACCAGGTTACGGTCTCCGAGATCCTGTCGCTGCTCGGCGGCAGTTTCTTCAACTCGCATTTCTGCGACCGCCACTCCGGACTGGAGCGGAATTGCGCACACACGGGGGATTGCGCCGTGCGCCTCCTCTGGGGCGCGGTCCAGAAGTCGCTGGACGCCATCCTCACCAAGACCACTCTGCGTGACCTGCTCCGGAATGAAGAAGAGATGATCGTCTTCCTGAAGAATCACGGCGCTACGGTCTCAAGCGGTGAACAAACGCTTGCGGTTCATACGATTACGAACTGA